A stretch of Lepidochelys kempii isolate rLepKem1 chromosome 14, rLepKem1.hap2, whole genome shotgun sequence DNA encodes these proteins:
- the TMEM238L gene encoding transmembrane protein 238-like encodes MAYSCGRCALFLLGALALDAAGLVLVLVGSVVQPSRAGRPYGDCLVLSGALLLFLSLLCWLLWYAGNLRGVPASELPPGARSPGQLPRSSLLRLASKLSERLSQRRPPLPGPSPPAPGSLELRRLCAMESPGTGWCESPPAAPGEAEYLEILSSCILTTRVES; translated from the exons ATGGCGTACAGCTGCGGGCGCTGCGCACTTTTCCTGCTTGGGGCTCTGGCTCTGGACGCGGCCGGGCTAGTGTTGGTGCTGGTGGGGTCGGTGGTGCAGCCGAGCCGGGCTGGGCGGCCGTATGGGGACTGCCTGGTGCTGTCCGGGGCGCTGCTGCTCTTCCTCTCGCTGCTCTGCTGGCTGCTGTGGTACGCGGGGAACCTGCGCGGGGTGCCGGCCTCTGAGCTGCCCCCGGGGGCCCGCAGCCCCGGGCAGCTGCCACGCTCTAGCCTGCTCCGCCTGGCTAGCAAGCTCTCGGAGCGCCTGTCCCAGCGCCGCCCGCCGCTGCCCGGCCCTTCCCCGCCGGCCCCCGGGTCGCTGGAGCTCCGCCGCCTGTGCGCCATGGAGAGCCCGGGGACCGGCTGGTGTGAGAGTCCGCCCGCGGCGCCCGGAGAGGCAG AATACCTGGAAATATTGTCCTCGTGCATACTCACCACTCGTGTGGAATCTTGA
- the PIRT gene encoding phosphoinositide-interacting protein, translating to MPSTMETHPKNLDGSEKSPESKDLITSNTASTLCISSRSESVWANAPRNKWEIYHKPIVVVSVGGAIFLFGVVVTSLSCFITINKNVYKMCGPAFLSLGLMLLVCGFVWIPVIRKKQRQRQKSRFFQNIKSFFFNR from the coding sequence ATGCCCAGCACCATGGAAACCCACCCCAAGAACCTGGATGGGAGTGAAAAGTCCCCTGAATCCAAGGATTTGATCACTAGCAACACAGCCAGCACGCTGTGCATCAGCTCCAGGAGTGAGTCCGTCTGGGCCAATGCACCCAGGAACAAGTGGGAGATCTACCACAAGCCCATCGTGGTGGTTTCTGTTGGAGGCGCCATCTTCCTCTTTGGGGTGGTGGTCACCAGCCTGTCCTGCTTCATAACGATCAATAAGAATGTTTACAAAATGTGTGGCCCGGCATTCCTGTCCCTGGGGCTGATGCTCCTGGTTTGCGGCTTTGTCTGGATCCCCGTCATCCGGAAGAAGCAACGGCAGAGACAGAAATCACGCTTTTTTCAGAACATCAAGTCATTCTTCTTTAACCGCTGA